A single window of Rubripirellula lacrimiformis DNA harbors:
- a CDS encoding NAD-dependent epimerase/dehydratase family protein, producing MKRTLIVGYGFLGRQVADLADLAGDRVWATTRNAQKMRQMSGGPIQPLHLDWTDRRTLRGLPEVDRVLVSVSYDSRSPHSRYDSQVGGLRNLLQVLPPSTDVCYISTTGVYHQTDGRWVDETSPCHPNRMGGRVHLQAESLLHRMRPDSPWSVLRFSGIYGPGRVPRSADVIAGRPIALPSNGYLNLIHVTDGARAVVQNWDRHSGGLDRRRMYLISDDQPMHRSDFYRQIARQVGAAEPSFSTSPPAGASDRMRSDSDKRIWNRRMKSDLVSRLAFPTYREGLAAVL from the coding sequence ATGAAACGCACCCTGATTGTTGGCTACGGATTTCTAGGTCGCCAGGTTGCGGATCTGGCCGACCTTGCCGGTGATCGGGTTTGGGCGACCACCCGCAACGCTCAAAAAATGCGCCAAATGTCTGGCGGGCCGATCCAGCCACTGCATCTGGACTGGACCGATCGACGCACTTTACGCGGACTCCCCGAGGTCGATCGGGTCTTGGTATCGGTCAGCTACGATTCCCGCAGCCCCCACAGCCGCTACGATTCCCAAGTCGGCGGGCTCCGGAATTTGCTTCAAGTTTTGCCGCCTAGCACCGACGTTTGCTACATCAGCACGACCGGCGTTTATCACCAAACCGACGGACGCTGGGTGGACGAAACATCGCCCTGTCATCCCAACCGGATGGGCGGCCGAGTTCATTTGCAGGCCGAATCGCTGCTGCACCGCATGCGGCCTGATTCCCCCTGGTCCGTGCTGCGATTTTCCGGAATCTATGGCCCGGGCCGCGTTCCCCGATCAGCCGACGTGATCGCCGGCCGACCGATCGCATTGCCCAGCAACGGGTACCTGAACCTGATCCACGTCACCGACGGTGCCAGGGCCGTGGTGCAGAACTGGGATCGCCACAGCGGCGGCCTGGATCGACGCCGAATGTATTTGATCAGCGATGATCAACCGATGCACCGATCCGATTTCTATCGCCAAATCGCCCGCCAAGTGGGTGCGGCCGAGCCCAGCTTTTCGACCTCGCCGCCTGCCGGGGCCAGCGATCGAATGCGATCCGATAGTGACAAACGGATCTGGAATCGACGCATGAAATCCGACTTGGTCTCGCGATTGGCGTTTCCAACCTACCGCGAAGGTCTGGCGGCGGTGCTGTAA
- a CDS encoding GNAT family N-acetyltransferase — MSASPPETRPLVRDAIVDDSAAIAEIYNHYITAGGSTFDAETWKAKQIAEMLPTTVPECWLVSADGDKILGWGSARQFSVRHGFRLSLESAIYLSPDAVGRGVAQSLQQQVEERCRQHQIHHLVARIISTNQRSLEFHYRHGFELVGTQKEIGHMDGKWCDLTILQKIL; from the coding sequence ATGTCAGCCTCCCCTCCAGAAACGCGTCCGCTAGTCCGCGACGCGATCGTCGACGACTCCGCCGCAATCGCGGAAATCTACAACCACTACATCACCGCAGGCGGTTCGACCTTCGATGCCGAAACGTGGAAAGCGAAACAGATCGCCGAAATGTTGCCCACGACGGTTCCCGAGTGTTGGTTGGTGTCGGCCGATGGAGACAAAATCTTGGGATGGGGATCGGCCCGGCAATTCAGTGTCCGACACGGATTCCGACTGAGTCTTGAAAGTGCGATCTATCTGTCGCCCGACGCTGTCGGCCGCGGTGTGGCCCAGTCGCTGCAACAACAAGTCGAAGAACGTTGCCGCCAACACCAAATCCATCACCTGGTCGCGCGCATCATTTCAACCAATCAACGAAGCTTGGAATTTCACTACCGCCATGGGTTCGAATTGGTGGGAACGCAAAAAGAGATTGGTCACATGGATGGCAAATGGTGTGATCTGACGATCCTGCAAAAGATCCTGTAG
- a CDS encoding alpha/beta hydrolase, whose product MITMLAHPVQSLRRYLLDRMVLRPSRGLVDHGLQRREVLNVHGEKIECFVHSRSIGDQPPDWLVLKFPGTAGRAERSSEFPISMVNSMGGEVWTWNPPGYGGSSGRPSLTKIARSAEGFARTVLSEHAPTATRLWLVGNSLGCNTALHVASTLDDLSLPVGLVLRNPPPLIPVVQRIAQRYPLGKLVGPIAESLTDSMNALSLAPMVDRPAVFLQCLNDSLVPPSIQNEVIRRYAGNHQVVKLAGLDHDGIATDEQAETIRSAIQWLWKQTNPETI is encoded by the coding sequence ATGATCACGATGCTAGCCCATCCCGTTCAATCGCTGCGGCGATATCTATTGGACAGGATGGTGCTGCGCCCATCGCGAGGGTTGGTGGATCATGGGTTGCAGCGTCGGGAGGTGCTGAACGTCCACGGCGAAAAGATCGAGTGCTTTGTGCACAGTCGATCGATCGGGGACCAGCCGCCGGATTGGTTGGTGCTAAAGTTCCCCGGAACCGCTGGCCGCGCCGAACGATCGTCCGAGTTTCCCATTTCGATGGTGAACTCGATGGGCGGCGAGGTCTGGACCTGGAATCCCCCCGGCTATGGCGGCAGCAGCGGCCGGCCCAGCCTGACCAAAATCGCAAGATCGGCCGAAGGCTTCGCACGCACGGTCCTGTCCGAGCACGCCCCGACCGCCACACGCCTGTGGTTGGTGGGAAACAGTCTGGGATGCAATACGGCGCTGCACGTCGCATCCACGCTGGACGATCTTTCGCTGCCAGTTGGATTGGTGCTCCGAAACCCGCCGCCTTTGATACCGGTCGTTCAACGGATCGCCCAGCGGTACCCGCTGGGGAAACTTGTCGGCCCCATCGCTGAAAGCCTGACGGATTCAATGAACGCCCTGTCGTTGGCTCCCATGGTCGACCGACCTGCTGTGTTCTTGCAATGCCTGAACGACAGCCTGGTTCCGCCATCGATCCAAAATGAAGTCATCCGTCGGTACGCGGGCAACCATCAAGTGGTGAAACTAGCAGGCCTTGATCACGACGGAATCGCAACCGACGAACAAGCCGAAACGATTCGATCAGCGATCCAATGGCTATGGAAACAAACAAACCCGGAAACCATCTGA
- a CDS encoding PDZ domain-containing protein: MNSSVHRRFARSVARGLGMVIAAGWIMVAAEIAVADERRDNSEMMQLIRPLSDSVQYSVAQVLSGGRPVALATVVSSDGYLLTKRSELSGDPIRIRLHDGRLYPARVASVRRQNDLALLRVDADVSLKPLQLVDHKPSIASFLISPGRTGRPVGIGVMGVGARKIEHQGRLGVILNDSPDGRALVEEVYPNSGADSAGVVRGDLIIAINGIHESNKTSVIETLRDMFPGDEVRLTILRTNRSSGLDTLEMDARIRDFHLIRESENDSRVNGPRSDRLSGFDRVFQHDTVLDPDECGGPVLDTSGRVIGINIARAGRVVSYALPSSLVISELTSMLQEARGAE, encoded by the coding sequence ATGAATTCATCCGTTCATCGTAGATTTGCTCGGTCGGTCGCTCGGGGGCTGGGCATGGTCATCGCAGCCGGATGGATCATGGTGGCTGCCGAAATCGCCGTGGCGGACGAACGCCGTGACAATTCCGAAATGATGCAGTTGATCCGTCCCTTATCGGATTCGGTTCAGTACTCCGTCGCTCAGGTGCTTTCCGGTGGTCGGCCGGTGGCGTTGGCAACGGTGGTTTCGTCGGACGGATATTTGTTGACCAAGCGTAGTGAACTGAGTGGTGATCCGATTCGCATTCGGCTGCACGATGGTCGCTTGTACCCGGCGCGAGTTGCGTCGGTGCGGCGACAAAACGATCTGGCTTTGTTGCGTGTTGACGCTGACGTTTCGTTGAAACCACTTCAATTGGTGGATCACAAGCCGTCGATCGCTAGCTTCCTGATCAGCCCCGGTCGGACCGGCCGCCCGGTCGGGATCGGTGTGATGGGCGTCGGTGCTAGGAAGATCGAACACCAGGGACGTTTGGGAGTGATTCTGAACGACAGTCCCGACGGTCGTGCGTTGGTCGAAGAGGTGTACCCCAACAGTGGCGCCGATAGCGCGGGGGTGGTTCGGGGGGATTTGATCATCGCCATCAACGGCATTCACGAATCCAATAAAACCAGTGTGATCGAGACCTTGCGAGACATGTTTCCCGGTGACGAAGTCCGTTTGACGATCCTGCGTACGAACCGTTCCAGCGGTTTGGATACGCTAGAGATGGACGCCCGAATTCGCGACTTTCACTTGATTCGCGAGTCCGAAAATGATTCGCGAGTCAACGGGCCTCGCAGCGATCGGCTCAGCGGATTCGATCGCGTGTTTCAGCACGACACGGTCTTGGATCCCGATGAATGCGGCGGTCCGGTGCTGGATACGTCGGGCCGCGTGATTGGCATCAACATCGCGCGTGCTGGACGCGTCGTTAGCTACGCTCTGCCATCGTCACTGGTGATCAGCGAATTGACCAGCATGTTGCAGGAAGCTCGCGGCGCCGAGTAA
- a CDS encoding sugar phosphate isomerase/epimerase family protein, which produces MSTLPRRQMLASSLMGIAAASCLDLDRVSADDVEPTPSPRKPNPIAVSTYSYWRYRDDSKLTIEQCVDLAGDAGFDAVEVLHVQMEDESNATLQRIKQRAFRHGMDLCAMSTHQSFVTPDPAKRQQNVDHTIHCIELAYAMGIPTIRVNTGRWGTSGNFDELMANKGIEPRLEGYTDDDGFGWVREGFEKCLPVAEKCGVVMGLENHWGLGRTADGVLRVIGEVDSPWLRATMDTGNFLEDQYDQYAKLAPEAVFVQAKTYYGGGTWYTLDIDYPKVAKILRDVDYRGYISLEFEGKQDHETAIPKSLAMLRKAFA; this is translated from the coding sequence ATGTCCACGCTTCCACGCCGCCAAATGCTCGCCTCATCATTGATGGGGATCGCCGCCGCCTCTTGCCTGGATTTGGACCGCGTTTCAGCGGACGACGTTGAACCCACGCCATCACCGCGAAAACCCAACCCGATCGCCGTGTCGACGTATTCGTATTGGCGTTACCGCGACGACAGCAAGTTGACGATCGAACAATGCGTCGACCTGGCCGGCGACGCGGGTTTCGATGCTGTCGAAGTGTTGCATGTCCAAATGGAAGACGAATCCAACGCAACGCTACAGCGAATCAAACAGCGGGCGTTTCGCCATGGCATGGACCTGTGCGCGATGTCAACGCACCAATCTTTTGTGACACCCGACCCGGCCAAACGACAGCAAAACGTCGACCACACCATCCATTGCATCGAACTGGCTTACGCGATGGGCATCCCAACCATCCGGGTCAACACTGGACGCTGGGGCACTTCGGGCAACTTCGATGAACTGATGGCGAACAAGGGAATTGAACCGAGGTTGGAAGGCTACACCGACGACGATGGATTCGGATGGGTTCGCGAAGGATTTGAAAAGTGTTTGCCGGTGGCAGAGAAGTGCGGCGTCGTGATGGGATTGGAAAACCACTGGGGTCTGGGGCGGACCGCCGATGGTGTCTTGCGTGTGATCGGCGAAGTCGATTCGCCTTGGCTGCGAGCGACGATGGACACAGGCAATTTCCTGGAAGACCAGTACGATCAATACGCGAAGCTTGCTCCCGAAGCAGTGTTCGTACAAGCGAAGACTTACTATGGCGGCGGTACCTGGTACACGCTGGACATCGACTATCCAAAGGTGGCGAAAATCCTGCGGGACGTCGACTATCGCGGATACATCAGCCTAGAATTCGAAGGCAAACAGGATCACGAAACCGCGATCCCCAAGAGTCTCGCGATGCTGCGCAAAGCGTTTGCTTAG
- a CDS encoding S1C family serine protease has protein sequence MPDSVAAIVGHWVAAISAFGIWGLLGGSIALAQAPIVSGNFPPGYSSPPIVIDPPGSSFQSPGISSPSGPVPSAGAPSAGVPSAGVRADRLSPNSLPAVPSSPGQLDRLESTTAPGTASGSLSSGTLVTVPSELQALLRTGGVPRSIDHLRLMETQQNSVSKAAESCTVSVQIGPAQGCGVIITESGFILTAAHVAMRPGKSALVTLSTGRTVRARTLGMYRKVDAGLMKIDPDQNGGNPWSHASLGTSEDLMAGMWCIATGHPGGYDPDRGIVTRVGRILRVREGAIETDCALIGGDSGGPLFDLSGRLIAVHSRIGNDVSENLHVPVDYYGKYWNQMRDGEAWGFLPGFRPVLGVTGSPNSERAIVDVVRPGSPAEDAGIERGDVVEQFGDVPIKDFASLKAAVDDTMPGERVAIWINRDGSRKRVSVEVGRAD, from the coding sequence GTGCCCGATTCCGTTGCGGCGATTGTTGGTCATTGGGTCGCGGCGATTTCGGCCTTTGGAATTTGGGGACTTCTAGGTGGCTCGATCGCGTTGGCCCAGGCCCCGATCGTGTCTGGCAATTTCCCACCGGGTTATTCGTCGCCGCCGATCGTGATCGATCCCCCAGGATCCAGTTTTCAGTCGCCTGGAATTTCCTCGCCATCCGGTCCGGTACCGTCTGCGGGGGCGCCATCGGCCGGAGTTCCATCGGCCGGAGTTCGGGCTGACCGTCTGTCGCCGAATTCGCTGCCAGCGGTTCCGTCGTCGCCTGGTCAGCTAGATCGACTCGAATCGACGACTGCCCCTGGAACCGCATCGGGCAGTTTGTCCTCTGGCACACTGGTCACCGTGCCCAGCGAACTGCAGGCGTTGCTGCGTACCGGTGGTGTGCCGCGTTCGATCGACCATTTGCGTTTGATGGAAACCCAACAGAACAGCGTGTCCAAGGCCGCCGAATCGTGCACCGTCAGTGTGCAGATCGGCCCAGCCCAGGGCTGTGGAGTGATCATCACCGAAAGCGGTTTTATCCTGACCGCCGCCCACGTTGCGATGCGTCCGGGGAAGAGCGCGCTGGTGACCCTGTCGACTGGCCGGACCGTGCGAGCACGGACTTTGGGCATGTATCGAAAAGTGGACGCAGGCTTGATGAAGATTGATCCCGATCAGAACGGGGGCAATCCCTGGTCGCATGCGTCACTGGGAACCAGCGAAGACTTAATGGCGGGAATGTGGTGCATCGCCACCGGACATCCGGGTGGGTACGACCCCGATCGTGGCATCGTCACGCGAGTCGGTCGGATTTTGCGAGTTCGCGAAGGTGCGATCGAAACCGATTGTGCCTTGATCGGTGGCGATAGCGGTGGACCGCTGTTCGATCTGTCGGGGCGTCTGATCGCTGTCCACAGTCGCATCGGCAACGATGTTTCGGAAAACTTGCACGTTCCGGTCGATTACTACGGTAAATATTGGAATCAGATGCGTGACGGAGAAGCGTGGGGGTTCCTGCCCGGCTTTCGTCCCGTGCTTGGCGTGACCGGCAGCCCGAACTCCGAACGAGCGATCGTGGACGTGGTTCGGCCGGGGTCACCTGCTGAAGATGCTGGTATCGAACGAGGCGACGTTGTCGAGCAGTTTGGCGATGTACCGATCAAAGATTTTGCATCCCTGAAAGCCGCCGTCGACGACACGATGCCAGGGGAACGAGTCGCAATTTGGATCAACCGAGATGGCAGCCGTAAACGAGTCAGCGTCGAAGTGGGGCGTGCCGACTGA